From Caminibacter mediatlanticus TB-2, the proteins below share one genomic window:
- a CDS encoding aminodeoxychorismate synthase component I, protein MENGELKFFLFDFDGNYFIDYVKNLKNIYFQTPSFSLLPTKNYKKKRCKITKISPPKFKDYKKAFFEVIEEIKNGNTYLLNLTFQSKIELNCDLIDVFNNSNALFKLYFKDKFVCFSPERFVKIKNNKIYTYPMKGTIDATIPNSKEKILSNIKEMAEHTMVVDLLRNDLGIIGRDVKVNKFRYIDKIKAQNKEILQVSSEIEATLPKNWNKNYINLIKKMLPAGSISGTPKKKTVEIIKRVENYKRGFYTGIFGITDEKTFLDSAVIIRYIEKPKQFSTFHFPFYIYKSGGGITIDSNLKEEYKELIQKIYIPIQ, encoded by the coding sequence ATGGAAAATGGAGAATTAAAGTTTTTTTTATTTGATTTTGATGGAAACTATTTTATAGATTATGTGAAAAACTTAAAAAATATTTATTTTCAAACTCCTTCTTTTTCTTTACTTCCTACCAAAAACTATAAAAAAAAGAGATGTAAAATCACAAAAATTTCTCCTCCAAAATTTAAAGACTATAAAAAAGCTTTTTTTGAAGTAATAGAAGAGATAAAAAATGGAAATACTTATCTTTTAAACTTAACATTTCAATCAAAAATAGAGCTTAATTGTGATTTAATTGATGTTTTTAACAATTCAAATGCTCTTTTTAAATTATATTTTAAAGATAAATTTGTATGTTTTTCTCCTGAGCGGTTTGTAAAAATAAAAAATAATAAAATATATACTTACCCTATGAAAGGTACGATTGATGCTACTATTCCTAACTCAAAAGAAAAAATTCTATCTAATATAAAAGAAATGGCTGAACATACAATGGTTGTAGATTTACTAAGAAATGATTTAGGAATAATAGGAAGAGATGTAAAAGTAAATAAATTTAGATATATAGATAAAATAAAAGCTCAAAATAAAGAAATATTGCAAGTTAGTAGTGAAATAGAAGCAACCCTACCTAAAAATTGGAATAAAAATTATATAAATTTAATTAAAAAAATGCTTCCAGCTGGAAGCATTAGTGGAACTCCAAAGAAAAAAACTGTTGAAATTATAAAAAGAGTAGAAAACTACAAAAGAGGATTTTATACAGGTATTTTTGGAATTACAGATGAGAAAACATTTCTTGATAGTGCAGTAATAATTAGATATATTGAAAAACCTAAACAATTTTCTACTTTTCATTTTCCATTTTACATTTATAAAAGTGGTGGAGGAATTACAATTGATAGTAATTTAAAAGAGGAATATAAAGAGTTAATTCAAAAAATTTATATACCTATTCAATAA
- a CDS encoding GGDEF domain-containing response regulator — protein MDILIIEDNKTYQKAIKYYLEKNLLFVNCKIISSFSELKNQQKNYDLYICDYNLEDAPNGEHIKQLISQKKDVIVLTKYENVSDFIRNNVLEFILKEDHSMLDYLVKFIKRIIKNKNIYVLVVDDSLLIRKHITNILSKLKFNVIEAHDGEYAIKLLQKNQIDIVITDLLMPNLNGNDLIKHIRKKYTMSELPIIVISSQDEKKEFIKSLKLGANDFLKKPFLKDELVLRIHNILDLYDSYKKVNKKLQIDSLTNVYNRYYLEHHLEKVFNLYENKTIAMLDIDFFKKINDTYGHQYGDKILEHFAKTIKSVVRKSDIVIRYGGEEFLIFFPNTTKKEALIILLKIKRRLQECDYNYTFSAGISDEGSSLPEMIKIADERLYKAKKEGRDRIIIE, from the coding sequence TTGGATATACTAATAATTGAAGATAATAAAACTTATCAAAAAGCTATTAAATATTATCTCGAGAAGAATCTTCTATTTGTCAATTGTAAAATAATTTCTTCTTTTTCTGAATTAAAAAATCAGCAAAAAAATTATGATTTATATATCTGTGATTATAATTTAGAAGATGCTCCAAATGGAGAACATATTAAACAATTAATATCTCAAAAAAAAGATGTAATAGTTTTAACTAAATATGAAAATGTAAGTGATTTTATTAGAAATAATGTGTTAGAGTTTATTTTAAAAGAAGACCATTCTATGCTCGATTATTTAGTTAAGTTTATAAAAAGAATTATAAAAAATAAAAATATATATGTATTAGTTGTAGATGATTCATTATTAATTAGAAAACATATAACAAATATTTTGTCAAAATTAAAATTTAATGTTATAGAAGCACATGATGGTGAATATGCTATAAAACTTTTGCAAAAAAATCAAATAGATATTGTAATAACAGATTTATTAATGCCAAATTTGAATGGTAATGATTTAATTAAACATATTAGAAAAAAATATACAATGAGTGAATTGCCAATTATTGTAATCTCTTCACAAGATGAGAAAAAAGAGTTTATAAAATCTTTAAAATTAGGAGCGAATGATTTTTTAAAAAAACCATTTTTAAAGGATGAATTAGTTTTGAGAATTCATAATATTTTAGATTTATATGATTCATATAAAAAAGTAAATAAAAAATTACAAATTGATAGTTTAACTAATGTTTATAATCGATATTATCTCGAACATCACTTAGAAAAAGTTTTTAATTTATATGAAAATAAAACTATTGCTATGCTTGATATTGATTTTTTTAAAAAAATAAATGATACATATGGACATCAATATGGAGATAAAATTTTAGAGCATTTTGCTAAAACGATAAAAAGTGTAGTTAGAAAAAGTGATATTGTAATTAGATATGGTGGTGAAGAGTTTTTAATATTTTTTCCAAATACTACAAAAAAAGAAGCTTTAATAATTTTGTTAAAAATAAAAAGAAGATTACAAGAATGTGATTATAATTATACCTTTTCAGCGGGAATTTCTGATGAAGGAAGTAGTTTACCTGAAATGATAAAAATTGCAGATGAAAGATTATATAAAGCAAAAAAAGAGGGTAGAGATAGAATTATTATTGAATAG